The Patescibacteria group bacterium genomic sequence GATGAGTAAGGTTGGTCATAATAAACCTCGCTGTCCTCTCCTCTTTTGTTGGGCGCCAGGTCGGTGATATTCGCGTAAAATAAAAGACCATTATCATTGGTTTCCAATAAAGAATTTTTCGCGTCTTCAACGAATGCATTGAAAGATTTGTTCCAAATCATATTGCCGTTCTTGTCTAATTTAGTAAGCAATATTTTATTCACTTCTATTCCAGCATCAAATTCTTTGACTGTAATAAACCCCCAGACCTTAGAAGCCATTAAATATCCGCCGTTTTTCAGTTCAATAATCGATTGGACATCTTCATCACCTCGAGGATTCAAAAGACTTCCGGCGCCGGGAGAGTTTTTAGTTTTCAAAAATTTCACCCACTGAATATTGCCTTGTTTATCAAGTTTGGCCACAAAACCATCCGGCGGGATAAACATGACATTGGGATTTGTCGTGCCGGAAACAATATAACCGCCGTCCTTAGTCGGCCAAGCGCCATTAATTCTCGTAGATACTAAGAGGCGATATGATTTTAAAAAAGTAGTATTGGGAAGAGGCATGGTCTTTAGTCCGGCAATAGGGAGAGCACGGCTTAACTTAGCGTCATCAACAACCGGAATCTGATCATGAAAGAAATAAACCAAACTAAAACAGCTGGCTAATAAAACGATTAGCCCTAAAATTTTCCAGTTGCTCCTAATAAAAAAACGAATTTTTGCCATAACAATATTTTTCTGATTCATGCCGCTTTACCCAATTTGGAAATAATATTGCGATATATTACTTCCACTTCCTCTTTGTAAAGATAACCTTCTCTTGCATAATTACTTACCAACGGAACAATAGTAATACCTTTATATTGATTTTTTGAGCAGCCCCACAGGGAACTTCACGTCGCTAAAGTCCCTTAAAACCTTGCGCCCGCCCGCCATGCCATGTATTGGCGGGTATGGTTTCAATACTTCCACAGCGGGGAAACTATTGTTTCCCCGACCCCCTTGCTTGGTTCGATTCCTTTTAGATATTGAAAAGGCTATTTTCTATAACTGATTTTTTATTTTTAGATTGTTTATTAGTACCGCCACGGGGAATCGAACCCCGGTTTCAAGGATGAAAACCTTGTGTCCTAACCACTAGACGATGGCGGCATAGCAAGTGCAAAATTTAAAAATCCAAATTTAAAATTTAGGTAAATATACAAAGTGACTTTAGCATAGAGATTGAAATTTTTCAATAATTAAGATAGCGTGTAGATAAGTAATTTTTAATTTTGATTTTTTGATTTTTAGCTAATTTTTATTGAATTATTGTATTATTGTCTTGCTTATGATGGCAATAAAAATTAAGCAAATAAAAATTAGTTAAAAATTAAGAATTAAAAATTATGTTGATCTTGGGTATTGAGACTTCTTGCGATGAAACAGCCGCGGCGGTGTTTCAAGATGGATGCAGAATTTTGTCTAACGTTGTTTCCTCACAAATTAAACTCCATACGCCTTATGGCGGGGTGGTGCCGGAAATCGCCTCTCGCGCTCATATGGAAAATATCATTCCAGTAATTCAAAAGGCTTTAGAAGAGGCTAAAGTAGAGGGAAAAGATTTGGATGCGATCGCCGTCACCACGGGGCCAGGTTTGATTACTTCTTTAATGATCGGCGTGGATACTGCTAAAACCTTGGCTTATGCATGGGAAAAACCAATACTGGGCGTAAACCATATTGAGGGGCATATCTATTCAGTAAAGCTCAAAGCTCAAAGTTCAAAGCTCAAAAGTATAAAACTTCCGGCGATGTGCCTTACGGTTTCGGGAGGACATACAATGCTAGTTTTAATTAAAGAGTGGGGAAATTATGAGGTGATTGGCGAAACCATTGATGACTCTTGCGGGGAGGCCTTTGATAAAGTGGCTAAATTATTGGGCTTGGGTTATCCGGGCGGACCGATTATTGAAAAGCTGGCGCGAGGCGGCGGGAGACAGGCCTTTTCTTTTCCGCGGCCAATTTTAAATCAGGGTAATTTTAACTTCAGTTTTTCAGGCTTAAAAACCGCCGTGCTTTACCAAGCGCGTCGAATTAAGAAAATGGACAAAAAAGTTGTTCAAGATATTTGCGCCTCTTTTCAGGAGGCTGCCTTTGAAGTTTTAGTGATTAAAACTTTGCGGGCGGCGCGAAAATTTAAGGTCTCCACGATAATATTGGCAGGCGGCGTGGCCGCGAATCAAGCTCTTCAAAATTTTTTCAAAAAATCCTTGTCAGTTAATGATTACAAGTTACTTATTACTGATTTCCCTACTGATAACGCCGCTATGATTGCAGGGGCGGCTTATCCGCGGGTATTAAAAGAAGACTATGATGACTGGCATAGTCTTCAGGCAGATCCTAACCTTAAACTCTAGCTAATATTTATTTCGGATAATGAGGGGTAATAGTGAATCCCAAAAAGCTTCGCTTTTTTGAGAACATCGCTCCTTAAAATAAAGGCGATGAATATCATTTAACTTACTCTTTTTAATTCTTCCAGGGTGGTATCGCCCCGTATCACCTTGCGCAAACCGTCTTGGATCAAGGTAAACATTCCTCCTTGAATAGCCTCGCTGTAAATTTCTTCGGGCGCGCCGCGACTGGCGATTAATTTGCGAATTGTTCTGGAAATATGCATAATTTCAAAGATGCCGACCTGTCCTTTATAGCCAATATTTTCGCAAAGTGGACACCCTTTGGACTTAAAGAGAGTTAATTTTTCTGGCAGGGGTATTTTATTTTGGGCGACTTTTTTAATTTTTTCATAAAGTTCCGGAGAGACATCGTAAGGCTTGCGGCACTCTTTGCAAAGAAGGCGTACCAATTTTTGGTTGATTAAAAGATTTAAGACGTTGGAGAGGTTTTGAGGGTCTGTGCCCATATTGGTGAGCTGCGTAATAATCTCGGGGGTAGAACCGGCATGGAGGGTAGAGAGGACTGTATGTCCGGTGGTGGCGGCACGAATGGTGATCTCCGCAGTTTCCGGATCTCTGATTTCCCCGACCATAATCACATCAGGATCTTGTCTCAACACGCCGCGCAGCGCCCGAGCGAAAGTGAGGCCTTCTCTTTCATTAATCTGGATTTGGGAAATCCCCTCAAGACGATATTCAATAGGATCTTCTAAGGTCATAATTTTAATTTCGGATGTCTTTCTGTGGCTTAAAAAAGCGTAAAGGGTAGTGGTTTTTCCGGAGCCTGTGGCGCCGGTGAGCAAAATCATCCCGCTAGTTTTACTAAGGTCGGTTTTTACTATCTCTAATTCTTCCTCGCTGATGCCTAAGTTTTCAATCTTGAGCAGGTAATCACGATCAAGACCAAGCAGGCGCAGGGTAATTGCCTCCCCGTAATTAGTGGGCAGGGTAGAAATCCGAATGTCAATTTCCGCATGATTGTGGTAAACAGTGAATCGGCCATCTTGAGGCATTTTTCTGACATTTAATTTCAGCCCCCCGATTAATTTTATTCGCGAAAGAAGACGGGGGTAAATTTGAGGGGAGAAAGCAATAATGTCGCGCATAATTCCATCAATACGGAGGCGCAGAACCACTTCATTCTCTTTAGGCTCTAGATGGATGTCGCTCGCTCTTGCCCCAATGCCCCGCGCAATAAGGAGACTAATAATTTCTTCAGTATTTTTATTGATGAGAGCCGGCCCTAAGGCTTGCCAGGATTCCAGTTCCGAGGAGGCTCCCGCGATTAAATCCGAGGTGATTCTAATTTTTTCTTCTTCCGAAAGCGGAATTTTGATTTCACCAACCATGAGCGGATAAAGGGAAATGGCGTGTTCAAAACTGGCTTCCGAAACAAGGTAAATAATGCATTGATATTGTTTTTTCAATGTGTCAATAATACTTAAAGCGGCTTGGTTGTGAGGGTCAGTAATGCCCAATCTTAAAACATCCTTACTTTTATAGAAACAGATGATTTGGCCTTTTACGCTTTCAGCTTTGGAAATCAAAGTTAAAGCTTCAGATTCAATCGCCAGCTTTTGCAGATTAATGTAGGGTATTTTATTTTTTAACGCCAGGGCTTTAATCCTTTTTTCTTCAAAGCTAATGCTTTTTTCTTCCACGGTGCTGAAAAGTTCGGTAACATCTTGGGATTGTTGATTTTGAATATCTTTAGGCATAATGTAGAAAGGTAAAATGTAAAGCGAAAAGTTTAAAGCAAAAATTCAAAATGCAAAATATAAATATAGAAACACTAATTTATTTTACGCTTTTATTATACTCTTTTTATGGAAAACAAAAAGACCTTCCTTTTTCCACGCCTCTAGTCGTTATGTGGAAGGTCTGTATATTTTAAGCGGGCAAGATTCCTTTAATTACATTCAGAATATCTTGTTCCATGTTGGCCAGAATACCTTCACTTTTCGTGAAAGAAATCAAATCATCGGGATTTTCTTTTACTTGGAAACCTTGTTCTTTAAATATCCTCTCAAGATTTTTCAAATCAATATTTTTATTCACCTTTTTGATTTTTAGATGGAAGGAGTTTGGCTTATCTTCCGCGAGGAGGAAGACGATTTCTGACTTCGCGGTATTATTTTTAAGATCAGATAAAATTTGATCCAGATGGGAAGCTTCACTTTTTGATTTTTCAAAATCCACGGGAGAAAGGAGCGACCAGATTACTCTTTGTTCCGCCGCGGTTTTAAGACGCGCCAAGGTTCTTCCCCAAAGGCGGAGGTGAGATAAGGGACGCGTTTTATAAAAATGATGAATAATTATTTCCCTGTTCGCTCCCATCTCCACTAATTTGGCGGCGGTGGTAAAAGCCGCTGGCGTGGTGTTTTGGGCTTGGAAGCTCTCTGTTATGCCGATAATACCCGCTAATAGGCAGGTAGCGATTTCCGGGGTAATATTTTTAGGATCAAAAATTTGGAAGAGGGAAAATAGAATTTCCGAGGTAGAGGAGACAGCGGGCTCTGCGAGATTGATTTCGCCGAAATTTTCATTATTCGGGTGGCAGTCAATATTAACAAGAGGGGACTCATAGAAGATTTCCGCGTTTTCTTCATAAAGGCTGCCTAATTTTTCTAAGGTAGAAGTATTAAGAGTAATAATTAAATCGTATTTTGACTTCCCTTTTTTTGTTTCTATGTCGCGGGGTTCAAAGTAACCATTGCTGGGCGTAATATAGATATTCAGTTTATTATCCTTAATGCTATATTTAAACTGCTCTACCTTTGTTCGGCTGATATCCAGAGAAATAATAAAATCCTTGGCGCCTTTTAAATTAGATTTAAGGTCGGAGAAAGCAGGCAAAAAATCTAGGTCTTTCATTTTTTCCACTTGCGCTATCGGGTCGTTTTTTTTACCTATTTTATTCAGGAAGAGATGGAAGGCGAGGAGGCTAGACAGCGAATCAATGCTATTTTGAGCTTCGGCAATTAATAAGATTTCTTTGCTTGGCTCAATGATTTTTTTGATTTGTTCTTGGGAGGTGATTTCCATGGTGCTTTTGATTTTTTTGAAAATGTTTATCACTTTAATTTATCGCATCTTATTAAAGGTGTCAAATAGGGTAAAATAAATTAAAATGCAAAATGTAAAATTATAATTAGAATTTTGTCATCTTCTTAATTTTTAGGTAAGATAAACAATGAAGCTTCGCGCTACATAGAGGCACAGAGAAGTAATTAAATAATAAAACAATGAATCTTTGGCAAGTGATTATTTTAGGCGCTGTCCAGGGTGCTACGGAATTTATTCCGGTTTCCAGCTCGGGGCATTTAATTTTAGCGCTCCGATTTTTCGGTTGGGCGGACAGCGGCTTGAGTTTTGATATAATTCTTCATTTTGGAACATTGGTGGCGATCCTTTTTTATTTTCGGGAAACTTGGCAAAAGCTGATAGTCGGATTTTTCAAATGGGAAGCAACTTCTCGGAAGCTTACTTTTGGAATTATAATCGGCACTATCCCTGCTGTAGTCGTAGGTTATTTTAGTGAAAAAATAATTGCTCAATATTTTCGTTCCGCTTTTGCCGTGGGGATTTTGATGATTTTGGTGGGTATAGGATTTATTACCATTGAATGGTGGAGAAGCAAGAAACAGGAAGCGCACGCGAAAGAAGTATTATCATTGAAAGATTATTTTGTTATCGGTTTGATCCAAAGTATTGCGTTGCTTCCTGGCGTATCGCGTTCTGGAACGACAATCGCGGCTGGGATGAGCCGCAAGCTCGCCCGCCGCGAAGCGGCCGAAGTCTCGTTCCTTTTGGCCGTTCCCGCGATTTTGGGAGCGACTGTTTATGATTTGGTAAAAAATTATAATATGTTGGTGGGAATTAAATTATCAATGTTGGCTATTGGTTTTTTGACTGCTTGTATTGTTGGCTATTTAAGTATTCGGTTTTTGATGTCCTATTTAAATCAGCATAAGCTCAATATATTCGCGTATTATTTATTCGTGGTTGGTTTTTTAGCAATTATTTTTAGCCTATGAGTTTAAAGCAAGCATTCCTGACTGACTCACCTGAAAAGACAAAAAAGCTTGGCGAGATTCTCGCGCAAAGTTTGATGAGTAGCGTTCTGATTTGCCTTTATGGAGATTTGGGTAGCGGAAAAACTACATTTGCCCAAGGCTTCGCGGCTGGATTAGGTATCAGGGAAAAAATCACAAGCCCGAGTTTTGTCTTGATGAAAAGGTATTTATTAAAAAAGAAAGGTTTAAAATATTTTTACCATTTTGATTGCTATCGTTTGCGCGAACCAGAAGAGATTTTGGCTTTGGGGTGGGAAGAAATTTTGGGGGATAATAATATTGTTTTAGTAGAATGGGCGGAGAAGATTCAAAAATATTTGCCGCAAGGGAGAATTGGAATAAGATTTGAGGTTTTAGGGGAGAGGAAGAGGGGAATTATAATAACGAATAACGCGTAATGAGTGAAGAGTTTTATTTGACATAAGAATTGATTTATGTTAAGATAAAAGAGCCTTATTGGGAGGCTCTTTTGATTAATTCAGTTATTTTTGTTTTCAGAATTGGAGGAAGGAAAGATGGGGAAAATAGAGTATTTGTCCGTGTTGGATTTTGACGGGTGTTGCAACAGTCGGACCGGTGGACCTGGCGTGCCTTGGGATCTTAGTGGGATGGAGGGACTAGCCAAAACCATAGCCAAGGTTCCAGATAATTTTGGTGTTTGTCTACTCACCGGGCGCGGCGCGCAATACAGCTTGGCAGTTGCCGAAGCCTTGGGGCTTATCAAATATCATCCGGGGCTTTGGTCTGGATTTGAAGGCGGACTTATAATGGCGCAACATCTGCCTGATTGGCCGTGCGGATACTCAAAGTGCGTAACAAAAGAGTATTTGGAAGCACGAGAGACTTTGGATATAACCCTTGCTTCGGCAATAAAAAAACGGGGCGGAAAACAAGAAAAAAAAGAGGTTTGTTTAACTTATAACCCGTCTCCAGACATGTCATTGGATGAATTGTT encodes the following:
- the tsaD gene encoding tRNA (adenosine(37)-N6)-threonylcarbamoyltransferase complex transferase subunit TsaD, which encodes MLILGIETSCDETAAAVFQDGCRILSNVVSSQIKLHTPYGGVVPEIASRAHMENIIPVIQKALEEAKVEGKDLDAIAVTTGPGLITSLMIGVDTAKTLAYAWEKPILGVNHIEGHIYSVKLKAQSSKLKSIKLPAMCLTVSGGHTMLVLIKEWGNYEVIGETIDDSCGEAFDKVAKLLGLGYPGGPIIEKLARGGGRQAFSFPRPILNQGNFNFSFSGLKTAVLYQARRIKKMDKKVVQDICASFQEAAFEVLVIKTLRAARKFKVSTIILAGGVAANQALQNFFKKSLSVNDYKLLITDFPTDNAAMIAGAAYPRVLKEDYDDWHSLQADPNLKL
- a CDS encoding ATPase, T2SS/T4P/T4SS family; this translates as MPKDIQNQQSQDVTELFSTVEEKSISFEEKRIKALALKNKIPYINLQKLAIESEALTLISKAESVKGQIICFYKSKDVLRLGITDPHNQAALSIIDTLKKQYQCIIYLVSEASFEHAISLYPLMVGEIKIPLSEEEKIRITSDLIAGASSELESWQALGPALINKNTEEIISLLIARGIGARASDIHLEPKENEVVLRLRIDGIMRDIIAFSPQIYPRLLSRIKLIGGLKLNVRKMPQDGRFTVYHNHAEIDIRISTLPTNYGEAITLRLLGLDRDYLLKIENLGISEEELEIVKTDLSKTSGMILLTGATGSGKTTTLYAFLSHRKTSEIKIMTLEDPIEYRLEGISQIQINEREGLTFARALRGVLRQDPDVIMVGEIRDPETAEITIRAATTGHTVLSTLHAGSTPEIITQLTNMGTDPQNLSNVLNLLINQKLVRLLCKECRKPYDVSPELYEKIKKVAQNKIPLPEKLTLFKSKGCPLCENIGYKGQVGIFEIMHISRTIRKLIASRGAPEEIYSEAIQGGMFTLIQDGLRKVIRGDTTLEELKRVS
- a CDS encoding DHH family phosphoesterase; amino-acid sequence: MEITSQEQIKKIIEPSKEILLIAEAQNSIDSLSSLLAFHLFLNKIGKKNDPIAQVEKMKDLDFLPAFSDLKSNLKGAKDFIISLDISRTKVEQFKYSIKDNKLNIYITPSNGYFEPRDIETKKGKSKYDLIITLNTSTLEKLGSLYEENAEIFYESPLVNIDCHPNNENFGEINLAEPAVSSTSEILFSLFQIFDPKNITPEIATCLLAGIIGITESFQAQNTTPAAFTTAAKLVEMGANREIIIHHFYKTRPLSHLRLWGRTLARLKTAAEQRVIWSLLSPVDFEKSKSEASHLDQILSDLKNNTAKSEIVFLLAEDKPNSFHLKIKKVNKNIDLKNLERIFKEQGFQVKENPDDLISFTKSEGILANMEQDILNVIKGILPA
- the uppP gene encoding undecaprenyl-diphosphatase UppP, with translation MNLWQVIILGAVQGATEFIPVSSSGHLILALRFFGWADSGLSFDIILHFGTLVAILFYFRETWQKLIVGFFKWEATSRKLTFGIIIGTIPAVVVGYFSEKIIAQYFRSAFAVGILMILVGIGFITIEWWRSKKQEAHAKEVLSLKDYFVIGLIQSIALLPGVSRSGTTIAAGMSRKLARREAAEVSFLLAVPAILGATVYDLVKNYNMLVGIKLSMLAIGFLTACIVGYLSIRFLMSYLNQHKLNIFAYYLFVVGFLAIIFSL
- the tsaE gene encoding tRNA (adenosine(37)-N6)-threonylcarbamoyltransferase complex ATPase subunit type 1 TsaE gives rise to the protein MSLKQAFLTDSPEKTKKLGEILAQSLMSSVLICLYGDLGSGKTTFAQGFAAGLGIREKITSPSFVLMKRYLLKKKGLKYFYHFDCYRLREPEEILALGWEEILGDNNIVLVEWAEKIQKYLPQGRIGIRFEVLGERKRGIIITNNA
- a CDS encoding HAD hydrolase family protein — encoded protein: MGKIEYLSVLDFDGCCNSRTGGPGVPWDLSGMEGLAKTIAKVPDNFGVCLLTGRGAQYSLAVAEALGLIKYHPGLWSGFEGGLIMAQHLPDWPCGYSKCVTKEYLEARETLDITLASAIKKRGGKQEKKEVCLTYNPSPDMSLDELLELAKEFVRDLSLTETVNCTRTNSAVDIWPLGGSKENNILDLCDKNGVDPKNVLYVDDAKGGLPVFEVVGYSGAPYNAPKEVREAAKFPAPSYSGSAPYETAWIIETFVGYIAVRS